One genomic segment of Caldimonas brevitalea includes these proteins:
- a CDS encoding molybdopterin oxidoreductase family protein, producing the protein MNQPLDENNETIAHRVCPLCEACCGLELRVSNGKVTSIRGHEADVFSRGYLCPKGVALKDLHEDPDRLRTPLIKRDGRFVAASWDEAFDEIERRLMPLLNEHGRDAAAVVLGNPTVHKMGVGLYGPRFLKALGSKQVYSASTLDQMPKQLSSGLMFGHWLSIPVPDIERCDFLLVLGANPVASNGSLWTVPDFRGKAKQMRARGGRIVVVDPRRTETAEVADRHLFIRPGSDVFLLLGMVHTLFDEGLVKLGRLAPHVAGVEEVQQAVVGYTPERMAARCGIDAQEMRELARALAGAERAAVYGRLGTCTQEFGSLSSWLVDVLNVLTGHLDEPGGAMFPKAAAFAVNTAGRPGSGRGVITGRHKSRVSGAPEVFGEFPTTCLAEEIETPGPGQVKALVTIGSNPVLSAPNGPRLAAALDQLDFMLSVDIYLNETTRHADVILPGLSALEEAHYDVAFPQLSYRNHARYSPAVFAPPAGAWPEWRALTRLTGIVMGLGARADVDALDDQLTLEQLRRSAGEHAEAMFEAVSAVASRGPERLLDLALRSGPYGDGFGARPDGLSLAKLKQAPDGIDLGPLAPRIPEVLRTPSGRIELAPPSLLADLPRVAADLERPVPDLVIVGRRQVRSNNSWMHNLPTLAKGPVRCTVLVHPHDAQRLGLRDGATARIAGRSGRSVEAPVQVSDEMMPGVVSLPHGWGHDLPGSQLSVAALRPGANLNALLDDGVRDPLSGNAVLGGVPVTLSALA; encoded by the coding sequence GTGAACCAGCCCCTCGACGAGAACAACGAAACCATCGCCCACCGGGTCTGCCCTCTTTGCGAGGCCTGCTGCGGGCTCGAACTGCGGGTCTCGAACGGCAAGGTGACGAGCATCCGCGGCCATGAGGCCGATGTGTTCAGCCGCGGCTACCTCTGCCCCAAGGGGGTGGCGCTGAAGGACCTCCACGAAGATCCGGACCGGCTGCGCACGCCCTTGATCAAGCGCGACGGTCGTTTCGTCGCGGCCAGCTGGGACGAAGCTTTCGACGAAATCGAGCGGCGTTTGATGCCGCTGTTGAACGAGCACGGCCGCGATGCGGCGGCGGTGGTGCTGGGCAACCCGACCGTGCACAAGATGGGCGTGGGGCTCTACGGGCCCCGCTTTCTCAAGGCGCTCGGCTCCAAGCAGGTCTATTCGGCTTCCACGCTCGACCAGATGCCCAAGCAGCTGAGCAGCGGCTTGATGTTCGGCCACTGGCTGTCGATCCCGGTGCCCGACATCGAGCGCTGCGACTTCCTGCTGGTGCTGGGTGCCAACCCGGTTGCCTCCAACGGCAGCCTCTGGACCGTGCCCGACTTCCGCGGCAAGGCGAAGCAGATGCGCGCGCGCGGCGGGCGCATCGTGGTGGTCGATCCCCGGCGCACCGAGACGGCCGAGGTGGCCGATCGCCATCTGTTCATCCGTCCGGGCAGCGACGTGTTCCTGCTGCTCGGCATGGTGCACACGCTGTTCGACGAGGGCCTGGTGAAGCTGGGCCGGCTGGCGCCCCATGTGGCCGGCGTCGAGGAAGTGCAGCAGGCGGTGGTCGGCTACACGCCCGAGCGGATGGCCGCGCGCTGCGGCATCGACGCGCAAGAGATGCGCGAGCTGGCCCGCGCTCTCGCGGGGGCCGAGCGGGCGGCGGTCTACGGCCGGCTGGGCACCTGCACGCAGGAGTTCGGCAGCTTGTCGAGCTGGCTGGTCGATGTGCTCAACGTGCTCACCGGGCATCTCGACGAGCCGGGTGGTGCGATGTTCCCGAAGGCGGCGGCCTTCGCGGTCAACACCGCGGGGCGCCCGGGCAGCGGGCGCGGTGTCATCACCGGCCGCCACAAGAGCCGCGTCAGCGGCGCGCCCGAAGTGTTCGGCGAGTTCCCGACCACCTGTCTGGCCGAGGAAATCGAAACGCCAGGGCCGGGGCAGGTGAAGGCGCTGGTGACGATCGGCAGCAACCCGGTGCTGTCGGCACCGAACGGCCCGCGCCTGGCGGCCGCGCTCGACCAGCTCGACTTCATGCTGAGCGTCGACATCTATCTCAACGAGACGACCCGCCACGCCGACGTGATCCTGCCGGGGCTGTCGGCGCTGGAGGAAGCGCACTACGACGTGGCCTTCCCGCAGCTGTCGTACCGCAACCATGCGCGCTACAGCCCGGCGGTGTTTGCGCCGCCGGCCGGCGCCTGGCCCGAGTGGCGCGCGCTGACCCGCTTGACCGGCATCGTGATGGGGCTGGGGGCGCGGGCCGATGTCGATGCCCTGGACGACCAGCTGACGCTGGAGCAGCTGCGCCGCAGCGCCGGCGAGCATGCCGAAGCGATGTTCGAGGCGGTGTCGGCCGTAGCATCGCGAGGGCCGGAGCGTTTGCTCGACCTGGCGCTGCGCAGCGGCCCTTACGGCGATGGTTTCGGTGCAAGGCCCGACGGCCTCAGCCTCGCCAAGCTCAAGCAGGCGCCGGACGGCATCGACCTGGGCCCGCTGGCGCCCCGCATCCCCGAGGTGCTGCGCACGCCCTCGGGCCGCATCGAGCTGGCGCCGCCGTCGCTGCTGGCCGACCTGCCGCGCGTGGCGGCCGACCTCGAGCGCCCGGTGCCCGACCTGGTGATCGTCGGCCGGCGCCAGGTGCGCTCGAACAACAGCTGGATGCACAACCTGCCGACGCTGGCCAAGGGCCCGGTGCGGTGTACCGTGCTGGTGCACCCGCACGATGCGCAGCGGCTGGGCTTGCGCGATGGGGCCACCGCCCGCATCGCAGGGCGTTCCGGCCGGAGCGTGGAAGCCCCCGTGCAGGTGAGCGACGAGATGATGCCGGGGGTGGTGAGCCTGCCGCACGGATGGGGCCACGACCTGCCCGGCTCACAGCTCAGCGTGGCGGCACTGCGGCCCGGCGCTAACCTGAATGCGCTGCTCGACGACGGCGTGCGCGACCCGCTGTCGGGCAACGCCGTGCTGGGCGGCGTGCCGGTGACCTTGTCCGCGCTCGCCTAG
- a CDS encoding gluconokinase: protein MDSATRSLPDPAALVVMGVAGCGKSSLGARCADALGWPLIEGDDFHAAESVAKMRAGIALTDADRQGWLERLASMLSAHQGGVVLTCSALRRRYRDQLRAAKPGLRFVFLDLDPATAHLRVASRGAHFFSPSLVASQFAALESPVGEPGVLRVDATQPLDALTAQVVSWLAAGGRP, encoded by the coding sequence ATGGACAGCGCTACCCGTTCACTACCCGATCCGGCCGCACTCGTCGTGATGGGCGTGGCGGGGTGCGGCAAGTCCAGCCTTGGGGCTCGCTGCGCGGACGCGCTGGGGTGGCCGCTGATCGAAGGTGATGATTTCCATGCGGCCGAGAGCGTGGCCAAGATGCGCGCCGGCATCGCGCTGACCGACGCCGACCGCCAGGGCTGGCTGGAGCGCCTCGCCTCCATGCTCTCGGCGCACCAGGGCGGTGTGGTGCTCACCTGCTCCGCGCTGCGGCGCCGCTACCGCGATCAGCTGCGCGCGGCCAAGCCGGGCCTGCGCTTCGTCTTCCTCGACCTCGACCCCGCCACCGCACACCTGCGGGTCGCATCGCGCGGCGCGCACTTCTTTTCGCCCTCGCTGGTCGCCAGCCAGTTCGCCGCGCTCGAGTCGCCGGTCGGAGAGCCCGGCGTGTTGCGGGTGGATGCCACCCAGCCGCTCGACGCACTGACGGCGCAAGTGGTGAGCTGGCTTGCGGCCGGGGGCCGCCCTTGA
- a CDS encoding TRAP transporter large permease yields the protein MLVTAIFLCVLLAGMLIGMPIAHALLLTGVALMYHLDFFDPQLLAQNLQAGFDNFPLLAVPFFILAGELMNAGGLSRRIIDLARSLVGHIRGGLGFVAIGAAILLASMSGSAIADTAALATLLLPMMRSQHYPDSYSAGLLSSGGIIAPIIPPSMPFVIYGVTTNTSISKLFLSGIFPGLMMGLFLLCAWYAIARRHRLAPLPPASWPERLHALLGSLWALMMPVIILGGLKGGVFTPTEAAVVAAVYALLVSTCVYRELNLRGLYRVLVSASKTTAVVMFLCGAATVTAYMITLADLPNELAQVFAPAMDSPLLFMALMMVFLLFVGTAMDLTPTILIFAPVCAPLAAKAGIDPVYFGFMFIYVGSLGLITPPVGTVQNVVAGVGRLRMATVIQGTTPFLAMYFLLLVLFVAFPQLVLAPLKWLH from the coding sequence ATGCTCGTGACCGCGATCTTTCTCTGCGTGCTGCTGGCCGGCATGCTGATCGGCATGCCGATCGCCCATGCGCTGCTGCTCACCGGCGTGGCGCTGATGTACCACCTGGACTTCTTCGACCCGCAGCTGCTGGCGCAGAACCTGCAAGCGGGTTTCGACAATTTCCCGCTGCTGGCGGTGCCGTTTTTCATCCTGGCCGGCGAGCTGATGAACGCGGGCGGCTTGAGCCGGCGCATCATCGACCTGGCGCGCAGCCTGGTCGGCCACATCCGTGGCGGCCTCGGTTTCGTCGCGATCGGCGCCGCCATCCTGCTCGCGTCGATGAGCGGCTCGGCGATCGCCGACACCGCCGCGCTCGCCACCCTCTTGCTGCCGATGATGCGCTCGCAGCACTACCCCGACAGCTACAGCGCCGGGCTGCTGTCGTCGGGCGGCATCATCGCGCCCATCATCCCGCCGTCGATGCCCTTCGTGATCTACGGTGTCACCACCAACACGTCGATCAGCAAGCTGTTCCTGTCGGGCATCTTCCCGGGGCTGATGATGGGACTGTTCTTGCTGTGCGCCTGGTATGCCATCGCGAGGCGCCACCGCCTTGCACCCCTGCCGCCCGCCTCATGGCCGGAACGCTTGCACGCGCTACTCGGCAGCCTGTGGGCGCTGATGATGCCGGTGATCATCCTGGGTGGCCTGAAGGGCGGCGTGTTCACGCCCACCGAAGCCGCCGTCGTCGCGGCCGTCTACGCCCTGCTGGTGTCGACCTGCGTCTACCGTGAACTCAACCTGCGCGGGCTCTATCGGGTGCTGGTCTCGGCCAGCAAGACCACCGCCGTGGTCATGTTCCTGTGCGGTGCCGCCACCGTGACGGCCTACATGATCACGCTGGCCGACCTGCCCAACGAACTGGCGCAGGTGTTTGCCCCGGCGATGGACAGCCCGCTGCTGTTCATGGCACTCATGATGGTGTTCTTGCTGTTCGTCGGCACCGCGATGGACCTGACGCCGACCATCCTGATCTTCGCCCCCGTGTGCGCGCCGCTCGCCGCCAAGGCCGGCATCGACCCGGTCTACTTCGGCTTCATGTTCATCTACGTCGGCAGCCTCGGTCTGATCACGCCGCCCGTGGGCACGGTGCAGAACGTCGTGGCCGGCGTCGGGCGGCTGCGCATGGCGACGGTGATCCAGGGCACCACGCCCTTCCTGGCGATGTACTTCCTGCTGCTGGTGCTGTTCGTCGCCTTTCCGCAGCTGGTCCTGGCGCCGTTGAAGTGGCTGCACTAA
- a CDS encoding TRAP transporter substrate-binding protein codes for MTHLTRLVAALGIALATAAAAQAQDIKPRMIRFGYGLNKESNQGRAVELFAREVEKASGGKMKVRAIGAAALGSDIQMQQALIGGAQEMMVGSTATLVGITKEMAVWDTPFLFNNAREADAVLDGPVGQKVIDKLQEKGLVGLVYWENGFRNLTNNKQPVAKLEDLNGIKLRVMQNNVFLDSFKTLGANAVPLPFSELFTALETKAVDGQENPYNTILSSKFYEVQKYLTVTNHVYSPWIVLVSKKYWDGLTPAERNVLLTAARKSRDFERQDTRDEAAKALADLKAKGMQVNELSPAETARMRDRLTRVNASIASNVGMDLWNEVQAAVAKARGASGK; via the coding sequence ATGACCCACCTCACTCGCCTCGTCGCCGCACTCGGCATCGCGCTCGCCACCGCTGCCGCCGCGCAGGCGCAGGACATCAAGCCAAGAATGATCCGCTTCGGCTACGGGCTGAACAAGGAGTCGAACCAGGGCCGGGCGGTCGAGCTGTTCGCCCGCGAGGTCGAAAAGGCGTCGGGCGGCAAGATGAAGGTGCGGGCCATCGGCGCGGCCGCCCTCGGCTCCGACATCCAGATGCAGCAGGCCCTCATCGGCGGCGCGCAGGAGATGATGGTCGGCTCGACCGCCACGCTGGTCGGCATCACCAAAGAGATGGCGGTCTGGGACACTCCGTTCCTGTTCAACAACGCCCGTGAAGCCGATGCCGTGCTCGACGGGCCGGTCGGCCAGAAGGTGATCGACAAGCTGCAGGAGAAGGGCCTAGTGGGCCTGGTCTACTGGGAGAACGGCTTTCGCAACCTGACCAACAACAAGCAGCCGGTGGCGAAGCTCGAAGACCTCAACGGCATCAAGCTGCGCGTGATGCAGAACAACGTCTTCCTCGACAGCTTCAAGACCCTGGGCGCGAACGCCGTGCCGCTGCCCTTCTCGGAGCTGTTCACCGCGCTCGAAACCAAGGCGGTGGACGGCCAGGAGAATCCGTACAACACCATCCTGTCCAGCAAGTTCTATGAGGTGCAGAAATACCTCACCGTCACCAACCACGTCTACAGCCCGTGGATCGTGCTGGTCAGCAAGAAATACTGGGACGGCCTGACGCCGGCCGAGCGCAACGTGCTGCTCACCGCGGCCCGCAAGAGCCGCGACTTCGAACGCCAGGACACCCGCGACGAGGCGGCCAAGGCCCTGGCCGATCTGAAGGCCAAGGGCATGCAGGTCAACGAGCTGTCGCCGGCCGAGACCGCCCGCATGCGCGACCGGCTGACGCGGGTCAATGCGAGCATCGCCTCGAACGTCGGCATGGACCTGTGGAACGAGGTACAGGCCGCCGTCGCCAAGGCGCGCGGCGCCAGCGGCAAGTAA
- a CDS encoding TRAP transporter small permease, whose translation MTTSPPAATGRRLGALLQRVAEAAMALGLAGMVLAVFVNVVLRYAFDTGIVFYEELARLLFVWLVCIGAIVASRERQHLGFDLLTSRLRAAPRRWCTALSRLGIAYVLVLVTQGSWRQVQAGLDSHSTVIGYPLALAAAATLVLAIGMLAVLLHQVVVGGEAPLGSADTHVE comes from the coding sequence ATGACCACCTCCCCTCCCGCCGCCACCGGCCGCCGTCTCGGGGCGCTGTTGCAGCGCGTCGCCGAAGCGGCCATGGCCCTCGGTCTCGCCGGCATGGTGCTCGCCGTGTTCGTCAACGTGGTGCTGCGTTATGCCTTCGACACCGGCATCGTGTTCTACGAAGAACTGGCCCGCCTGCTGTTCGTCTGGCTGGTGTGCATCGGCGCCATCGTCGCCTCGCGCGAACGGCAGCACCTTGGCTTCGACCTGCTGACGTCGCGTCTGCGCGCGGCTCCACGACGCTGGTGCACCGCACTGTCCCGGCTGGGCATCGCCTACGTCCTGGTGCTGGTGACCCAGGGCTCGTGGCGGCAGGTGCAGGCGGGCCTGGACAGCCACAGCACGGTGATCGGCTACCCGCTCGCACTCGCCGCGGCCGCCACGCTGGTGCTGGCCATCGGCATGCTGGCGGTGCTGCTGCACCAGGTGGTGGTGGGGGGCGAGGCGCCCCTCGGGTCGGCCGACACCCACGTCGAGTGA
- a CDS encoding LacI family DNA-binding transcriptional regulator: MTTPTRRRRSSGRITLQDVAREADVSPITASRALRNERGVAAELVARVQDAAQRLGYVPDPAARALASARSTHVVVLVPLLSNALFVDLLEAVHRTLFPAGYQALIGVTHYDPAEEEQLLRSYLAHRPAGLLVTGFDRTETARRLIQGSGLPCVHLMEATETPGVYCAGFSQLEAGAAITEHLLAQGYRRIAFVAAQLDPRTMQRAEGFRRALRGAGCYDARLELLCPEPSSIALGGRLLEELLQTRREVEAVFFCNDDLAQGGLLAAQRLGVAVPGRLAVAGFNDLAGSDQMIPPLTTVRTPRYEVGEAGARMLLQLIRGEVPAPGCVKLGYEVVVRDST, from the coding sequence ATGACGACTCCCACGCGCCGGCGCCGCTCGAGCGGCAGGATCACCCTGCAGGATGTGGCACGTGAGGCAGACGTCAGCCCGATCACGGCATCGCGCGCCTTGCGCAACGAGCGCGGCGTGGCCGCCGAACTGGTCGCGCGGGTGCAGGACGCCGCGCAGCGCCTCGGCTACGTCCCCGATCCGGCGGCGCGCGCCTTGGCATCGGCCCGCAGCACCCATGTGGTGGTGCTGGTGCCCTTGCTGTCGAATGCCCTGTTCGTCGACCTGCTCGAGGCCGTGCACCGGACCTTGTTTCCGGCCGGCTACCAGGCCTTGATCGGCGTCACCCATTACGACCCGGCGGAGGAGGAGCAACTGCTGCGCAGCTATCTTGCGCACCGGCCGGCCGGGCTGCTGGTGACGGGCTTCGACCGTACCGAAACAGCGCGGCGCCTGATACAGGGCAGCGGGCTGCCCTGCGTCCACCTGATGGAAGCGACCGAGACGCCCGGGGTGTATTGCGCCGGTTTTTCGCAGCTCGAGGCCGGCGCCGCGATCACGGAGCACCTGTTGGCGCAGGGCTACCGTCGTATTGCCTTCGTGGCTGCCCAGCTCGACCCGCGCACGATGCAGCGTGCAGAGGGCTTTCGCCGCGCCTTGCGCGGAGCGGGTTGTTATGACGCCCGACTGGAACTGCTGTGTCCCGAACCGTCGTCGATCGCGCTCGGTGGGCGCTTGCTGGAAGAACTGCTGCAGACGCGCCGCGAGGTCGAGGCGGTGTTCTTCTGCAACGACGACCTCGCCCAGGGAGGTCTGCTGGCCGCCCAGCGGCTCGGTGTGGCAGTGCCGGGCCGCCTCGCGGTGGCCGGCTTCAACGATCTGGCCGGCAGCGACCAGATGATCCCGCCGCTGACCACGGTGCGAACGCCTCGCTACGAAGTGGGGGAGGCGGGAGCGCGCATGCTGTTGCAGCTGATCCGCGGGGAGGTGCCGGCGCCGGGTTGCGTCAAGCTCGGGTACGAGGTGGTGGTGCGCGACAGCACCTGA